A single genomic interval of Helianthus annuus cultivar XRQ/B chromosome 6, HanXRQr2.0-SUNRISE, whole genome shotgun sequence harbors:
- the LOC110876466 gene encoding protein rough sheath 2, translating to MKERQHWQPEEDGLLRDYVNQYGPREWNLMSQHMSKTLDRDPKSCLERWKNYLKLGIKKGSLTPQEQALVISLQAKYNNIWKKITAEVPGHTAKRLGKWWEVFKEKQIKQQIQNSKKTGSSTSNPLPRPPSVAVGWYNYHHG from the coding sequence ATGAAGGAACGTCAACACTGGCAGCCTGAAGAAGACGGTCTCCTCCGCGACTACGTTAACCAGTACGGCCCTAGAGAATGGAACCTCATGTCTCAACACATGTCCAAAACCCTAGATCGCGATCCCAAATCCTGCCTTGAACGCTGGAAGAATTATCTTAAACTTGGAATTAAGAAAGGCTCTCTCACTCCACAAGAGCAAGCACTTGTGATTTCTCTTCAGGCTAAGTACAACAACATTTGGAAGAAAATCACAGCTGAAGTCCCCGGCCACACCGCCAAGCGTTTAGGAAAGTGGTGGGAGGTTTTCAAAGAGAAACAGATCAAGCAGCAGATTCAGAACAGTAAAAAAACGGGATCATCCACGTCCAATCCGTTACCACGGCCACCGTCCGTCGCCGTTGGGTGGTACAACTACCACCATGGATGA